Within Streptomyces albofaciens JCM 4342, the genomic segment ACGGTGCTGGATGTCCCGCTGCGTCAGCGTCATGCACCGTACGTTGCCGATGCCGCAGTACTGGGCGCGCCCGGCGTGCAGCCGCAGCAGCCCGACGGCCGCGCCACGGCTGCGCCGCAGCGCGCGGTGGACGGTGGTCAGCAGCCCGGTCAGCGGCTGGTCGGGGGTCCTGGCGAAGGTGCGCAGCGCGATCTGCGCCGCCTCGGCCGCCTCCGGGCCGTGCCCGAGCCCGTCGACCACGATCGCGGTCAGGCCCTGCTCGGTCTCGGCCGCGGCGCAGGCGTCGCCGCTGACCTCCTCCCGCTGTGCGGGCACACAGACCGCGCCGACCGCCCGGCGCGCGTCCCCGGCGTCCTCGGGCGGCGTCAGCCGGGCACAGGCCACCGTGCCGTCCGGCTCCTGGGTGCGGACGGTGAAGCTGGTGGCTATGCGGTTGACGCCGCCCATTCCGGCGCCGAGCGTCTCGGTCGTCGTGTACCCGTCGGCCAGGCAGCGCCGGAGCTCCGGCATGCCCGGCCCACGGTCGGCGGCGATGATCTCCACTCCTCTCCCCACGGGCAGTTCCTGGACGTACAGCGCCCCGTCCACCGCGTGCTTGGCCAGGTTGCTGCCCAGTTCGGACGCGATGACCGCGGCCTGGTCGGGCAGCGCCCCCTGGAGCCCGCAGCGCTGCGCGACCGACCGCGCGGCCTGCGCGGCCAGGTGCACGGCGCTGTAGTGGTCGACGGGGATGTACGCCGACGGGTACGCGGCGGGGGGCAGGGTCAACGGTCGGCCCACCGGGTCGCGGTCACCGTCGTACCGCCCCCCTCCCGGGTACGGATCTCGAACTCGTCCATCAGGCGCTGCGCGCCCCCCAGCCCGTGCCCGAGCCCCGCGCCGGTGGTGTACCCGTCGGTGAGGGCCGCGTCGATGTCGGCGATGCCCGGTCCGGCGTCGTCGACCGTCAGCCGCAGGCCCACCGCGCCGGGCCGGGTCGGGTACTCGATGCGTACCGTGCCGCCGCCGCCGTGGACGTAGGCGTTGCGGGCCAGCTCGCTGGCGGCCGTGACGACCCGGGTCTGGTCGACGATGCTGAAGCCCACCGCCAGGGTCGCGTCGCGCACCGCGTGCCGGATCGCGAGCAGGTCCTGTTCGCTGCGCACGGTCAGCACCGTCGGTTCCGCCGGGTCACCGGCCCGTTCCGGGCCCCCGCCGTCGAGGGTCGTGGTACCGGCGCCGCCGGTACCGCCGTATTCACCGGGTCCCTTCATGCGGTACCTCTCCTGAGGAACGGGGACTCTGATGCCAGCCCAGGGCCGCCATGCCGTGTTCCGCGTTCAGGGCGGTCTCCACACCGGCCAGGCGCAGCCCCAGCTCGGCCAGGGTCATGGCCACCGGGGGCCGCATGCCCGCGACGATCACCCGGGCGCCCAGCAGGCGCGCCATGGTGGTCAGCTCCATCAGGGTCCGCGCCACGAACGAGTCGATGATCTCCAGGCGCGAGATGTCGATGAGCACTCCGCGAGCCCGGTCGGCGGTGATGCGGGTGGTCAGCTCCTCGGTGAAGGCCACCACCGTGGCGTCGTCCAGCTCGTTGAGCAGCCCCGTGACCAGGACGTCGCCGAGCCTGAGGATGGGCACGCCAGGGGTGGGCCGGGCGTTCACGGGTTCTCCCGTACGCCGCTGGACGGCCGGTGCGCGCCCTCGTCGGTGAGCTTGACGGCGGCGGCCAGCGCGTCGGCCAGGGTGGCGCGGGTCAGGATGGTGGACAGGTCGATGCCGAGCTGGGCGATGGTCTGCGCGATGGACGGCCGGATGCCGCTGATCACACAGTCCGCGCCCATGAGCCGGACCGCGTTGACGGTCTGCATCAGGTGCTGGGCGACCGCGGTGTCCACGGTCGGCACGCCGGTGATGTCGATGATGGCGACCAGGGCCTCGTGCTCCTGGATGGCCTCCAGCAGGTTCTCCATCACCACCTGCGTACGGGTGGTGTCGAGGGTGCCGATCAGGGGCACGGCCAGTACCTGCCGCCACAGCCGGACGACCGGGGTGGACACCTCAAGGAGCTGCCGGCTCTGCCGTCGGATGATCTCCTCGCGGCCCTCCACGTACGTCTCGAAGGACAGCGCGCCGGCCGCGTCCAGCAGCCGGTTGATCAGCACGGCGGCGCTGAACAGCTCCTGGGTGTCCCGGGTCTGCCGCTGTACCGCCTCCAGGAGTGCCTCCTTGAGCGAGAGGACGGCCAGCGACGTGATGGTCGGCATGGCGCCGGCCCGCGCCCGGCGCATGGAGAGATCGGTCACGGCCTGGCGCAGCGACCGGTCGGTGGCCACCACGCGGTTCGCCGGAAGGTCACTCTCCAGGCCCCGCAGGAGGGCGCCGAGCAAGGTGTCGGCCTCCTCGCGCAGTTCGCCCTCGCTGACTATGTCGCGCAGCTCTTCCTGGTCGAGCTGGAGTTGCACCCAGCGGTCGGAGACGGTGTCGGTTTCTGCGCGCAGCGCGCCGATGACACGCTCGCGTGCCGCGGCCTCGGTGGAACTCAACCCACGGTCCTTTCTTGGTGATTGACTGGAGCACAAGCGCGCATGATGTGCTGCTCGTGCGGTGCGTACCCAACCGCACGCGATCTTCGATTGCCGTCCGGCAAATGTTACCGAGCGCGGGCGGGGGCCTGAAGGCCGGACCGCCGCGGCCGCCCGCCGGCCCCGCCCGGGCCGGTAGGCTCCCGGCCACACGAGAAACTGTTTCCCATTGGCAAGGGTTAAACACCTAAGGGTCGGGCAGGTGCACCTGACCGTACATACCGTGAAGGGTGAAGACGTGACCATGCTTGCCGTACAAGGGTGTGCAGCGGGACCTCGGACGGCGGCGCCGGCGGGGCGGGCGCCCGAGCTGCCGCAGGTACGCGACGCGACCAAGGTGGCGCCCCGGGACGCCCGGGAACTGTCGAAGCTGTTCCTCACCCGGCTCGCCGCACTGGAAGAGGGGACGGCCGAGTACCAGTACGCGCGCAACACCCTCATCGAGATGAATCTCTCACTGGTCCGCTTCGCCGCCTCCCGCTTCCGCGGCCGGGGCCAGGACCAGGGGCACTCCGAGGACATCATCCAGGTCGGCACGATCGGACTGATCAAGGCCATCGACCGGTTCGACCTGACCCGCGAGGTGGAGTTCTCCACCTTCGCCGTCCCGTACATCGTCGGCGAGATCAAGCGCTTCTTCCGCGACGCCACCTGGGCCGTGCACGTGCCCCGCCGGGTCCAGGAACTGCGCACCGAGCTGTCCCGGGCGGGCGAGCAGCTCTCCGCCGACCTGGGCCGCGAACCCACCGTGTCCGAGCTGGCCGCCCGTCTGGAGATCGGCGAGGACGAGGTCGTCGACGCGATCGCCGCCAGCAACGGCTACACGGCGGGTCCGCTGGAGACCCCCGGCGACGGCTCCGGCGCTGAAGGCGAGAGCCGCGCCATCGCCGATGTCATGGGCGGCGACGACCCCGGCATGGAACTGGTCGAGAACCTCAACGCCCTCGCCCCGCTCCTGCACGAGCTGGACGACCGCCGGCGCCGCATCATCGAGATGCGCTTCGTCCAGGAGATGACGCAGGCGCAGATCGGCGCGGAGCTGGGCATCTCCCAGATGCACGTCTCGCGGCTGCTCTCCCGGACCCTGGAACACCTGCGGAAGGGACTGCTGGAGCAGTAGCCGTACGGTGCGAAAGCCCCCGGGAACGGCCCCCATCGTCCCCGTACGGCACTGCGGTCCTTCACCTGTCCGCCCGGACCCCGCGCGGACAGGATGAGGCCCCACCGGCAGTTCGGCGCCGCGGGAGCCGGGCTCAGTCGGCCGGCTTCAAGGAGTTGCTTTTCTCGGCTTTGCCCCGGCCGCTCCACGGCAGTGAACGAGCCGGGAATTCCCCGCCGAGACGGATGGAAGCCAGGCGGATAGACTGATTCCAGGCACTTGTAGGAAAGTGCGAAGGACGCCCGCCGTCGGCCCGCACCTTCCTGATGAAGGCGTGTGGTTTTCATGTGCGGTCTGGCCGGATGGGTGAGTTTCGCGCGCGACCTCACCGCGTATAGGGATACCGCGCGGGCGATGACCGAAACCATGGTCTGCCGTGGCCCCGACGCCGGGGGAGTGTGGGTGTCGGAGCACGCACTGCTGGGCCACCGCAGGCTGGCGATCATCGATATCGAAGGCGGCCGCCAGCCGATGACCGCGGCGGGCGACGGCGATTCCGGGGAATCGCCGGTCATCACCTACACCGGCGAGGTCTACAACTTCCGTGAATTGCGCGAGGAGTTGCGTGCGCGCGGGCACGCCTTCCGGACGTCCAGCGACACGGAAGTCGTGCTCCGCGCCTACCTGGAATGGGGAGAGGATTTCCCCGAGCGCCTGAACGGCATCTACGCCTTCGCGCTGTGGGACCCGCGTTCCGAAGAACTCCTGCTGGTCCGCGACCGCATGGGCGTCAAACCCCTCTATTACCGGCCGACCGCCGACGGCGTGCTCTTCGGCTCCGAGCCGAAGGCGATCCTCGCCCACGACGAGGCCGAGGCGGCCGTGGACGCGGAAGGGCTGCGCGAGATCTTCAGCATCGTCAAAACGCCGGGCCACGGCGTGTTCAGCGGTATGTACGAGGTACTGCCCGGGACCGTACGGAAATTCACCCGGGACGGAAGCGGCGTACGCCCCTACTGGGAGCTGACGGCCCGTCCGCACACCGACGACCTCGACACCACCGTGGCCACCGTCCGCTCACTCCTGGAGGACACCGTCGAGCGCCAGCTCGTCGCCGACGTCACCGTGGGCACCCTGCTCTCCGGCGGTCTGGACTCCAGCGCGGTCACCGCGCTCGCCGCCGCGTCCCGCGCCCGGCGCGGCGTGCCGGAACCGGTCCGCGCGTTCTCCGTCGACTTCACCGGCCACCAGGAGCGCTTCCGTTCCAACGTGCAGTGGGAGGACCCGGACACCCCCTTCGCGATCGAGGTGGCCACCCACGTCGGCGCCGAGCACATCATCGTGGAGCTGGACAACGAGGACATCCTCGACCCGAAGGTCCGCGACGCCGTACTGCGCGCCCAGGACCTGCCGGTGTCCACCGGCGACATGGAGTACTCCCTGTTCCTGCTCTGCCGGGCGCTCAAGGAGCGCATGACGGTGGCGCTGTCCGGCGAGGCGTCGGACGAGCTCTTCGGCGGCTACACCTGGTTCCACGACCCGGAGGCCGTCGGCCTCGACAGCTTCCCCTGGCACCACCCGTTCGAGAAGGCGGGCGGCATCGGCGCGCTGCGCGAACTGGGCCTGTGGGACGCGCTGGACCTCACCGCGTACATCGAGCGCCGCTACGCCGAGGCCATGGCCGAGGTGCCGCGGCTGCCCGGCGAGAGCGGGCACGAGGCCCGGATGCGCGAGATCACCTACCTCAACCTCACCCGCTGGGAGAACTTCCTCCTGGACCGCAAGGACCGCATCAGCATGGCGGTCAGCCTGGAGGTCCGGGTCCCCTTCACCGACCACCGCCTGGTGGAGTACGTCTACAACACCCCGTGGGCCATGAAGAACTTCGACGGCCGGGAGAAGAGCCTGCTGCGCGCCGCGATGCGCGGCCTGCTCCCGGACCCGGTCCTCGACCGCAAGAAGAGCCCCTACCCCTCCACCCAGGACCTCGCCTACGAGCACGCCCTGCGCCGCAAGGTCGCGGACCTCCTCACCCCGGACGCGCCGGTGCTGCGCCTGGTGAGCGCGGACGGCGTCCGCCGGCTCCTGGCCCGGCCGGAGGGCGCGTACGGGGTCGGCGGCCCGTGGAGCGCCCGCGCCGTCCTGGAACGGCTCGTCGAGTTCGACACGTGGGTGCGGGAGTACGGCGTACGGGTCGCGTACTGAGGGCCCCGTCCGGGCACGGACCCGGCGGAGAGCCGGTCCGGCACCGGACGGCCCCCGGGCGCGGGCGTCACGGCACCGGCCCCTGCGGCTTCGCGGTGCGGTCGCCCGTACGTGTGACGTTTATCCGGCCCCGGAGCCGGTCCACCAGCCGGTACTTCTCGCGCTGCTCACGCGACTCCCGGTCCAGCTCCTCGATCAGCCGCTGGGAGCGCTTCTCCACGTCCAGCTCGTCCAGGATGCGGTCGATCTCGGCCAGCAGCGCGCCGTGCAACTGCCACTGGCGCGGATGCTCCCGCACCCCGTCGAGCAGCAGGTGCGCGACCACGTCGCGGCTGGCGCGGCTGCGGGCGAGTTCCCCCGCGAGCCGCTCCTCGGCCTCCTCGGCGTTGGCGCCGACCTGCGTGGTGATCAGTACGGCGAAGCTCTCCACCGCGCTGGCCATGTGGTCGAACACGTCGTGCAGGGCGGTGGCGATGTGCGGCGCGAACAGATGCTCCTCCGTCCGCGCCTTGGCCAGGTCCGTCAGCGTGCGGCACAGCGTACGGAGCACCACCGCGGAGATCTCCAGGGTGTCCAGGCCGGTGCGCAGCACGACGCGGTAGAGCGTGCCCTCCTTGACCCGGGGGTTGAGCCGCAGACTGTCCTCCGCCTGCCGGAGCGCGGCGTCGACCTGCACGATGTCGTGGTCCAGGCGGCGCGCCTCGTGCAGCCGGGCCGCGGCCTCGGAGACGGGGGTGTGCCCGCCCACCTCGTCCCCGAGGCACACGAGCAGCCGCCGCATCCGGCCCGCCAGGTCCTCGATGGCCGCACTGGCGGGCTGCACCCACACCGGCGGGACGAACAGGATGTTGAAGAGCAGCCCGACGACGGCACCGATCAGCGTCTCCAGCACCCGGTCCCAGGCGGTCTCGGCCACCCGGGTCACGCCCAGCACCAGCATCGCGCTGATCGCCACTTCCGGTACGAACTCACCGGCCCGCACGAAGCGGCCGATCACCAGCGAAGCGAGGATGATCAGGCCCAGGCTCCACCAGGTCAGCCCCACCAGCGCGCTGAACCCGATGGCGATCAGCACGCCCACGACCACCGCGTTGACCCGGCGCATCCCGGTGGTGAGCGTCGCGTAGAGCGTGACCTGGACGACCAGCAGCGCGGTGAGCGGCGCGGTCAGCGGCGCCGGCTCGCTGCTCAGTACCAGGGCGACGACGTACGAGAGCACGGCGGCCACGGTCGAGCGGACGGTCTGGACGACCACCGGCTCCCGGCGCCGCCGGACGAGATCCAGCAGAGGGTCGGTAACTTCAGCCACGTTTGGCTTGTTCCCCCTCTTGCGCACCACAGGCACCAGCGAGCGCCCGATCACCGATCTGCTCGTGACGGTACGTCAGGTGGCGGCCGGAGCCGGGTGGAGCGCCGGTGCGGGCATGAACATGTCGAACGAGGTGGCGGCGAAGCGGATACGGGCGTCGGCGCGGCGGAGCGCGGGCAGCCGCGGCGACCATCCGGCCACCCGCAGGGAGGCGGCCGCGGGCCGGGCGCTGAACCGTGCGGTGGCGACCGTCCGCACCCCGTCGAGGGAGCCGAAACCGGTCATCGGCAGCGGGAGGCGGGGCAGCGGCGGGCGCTGCGTCGCCACGTCCAGTACGGCGACCGGCCCTTCGCCGTCCGTGACGCGGACGCGTGAGCCGTCCCAGCGGAACCCGGCCAGTCGCTTCGGCACGCCCCAGATACGGCGGCCGCCCCACAGCGACCGCTCGTCGTCCACCCAGATCCACTGGATATACAGGCCGGGCCGCCGGCCGCGGCGCACGGGCGTACCGACGATCAGCTCGTCGTAGCGGAGGGTTCCCGCGCGGTACCGGATGAGGAAGACGGCCAGGGTCCGCGGCAGCAGGCGCGAGAGATCCGGAGGAGGGGCCGGCACCGACTCCGCGGGGAACAGACCGCCCCACAGGTGGCCCCGCAGTTGCCAGGGCGGGGGCGGGTACGGGCCCGGCACCTGGCCGGTGCCGGGTGTGTCTTCCGGCGTGTCCACCGGGGCTCCTTCCCGCGCCGGACCGTACCGTGCGCCTGCCGCCGGACCGTACCGTGCGCCTGCCGCCGGACCGGACCGCCCGCCCGCCCGCCCGCGAGTACCCCCGTGCGTCGCCGCCCACGCGGCCCACACGGACCATCTGGAGCCGGCCGGCCTCAGGTCTTGTCCTGCTCCGCCTCCTCCTCGCGTTCGCCCTCCGCCTGGGAAGGGGTGGAGCGGGGCGTGTCCTCGCGGCCACGGGAGGCGCCTTGCCGGCCCGTGGCCTCCGGGTCGTCGTCCCGTTCGCCTTCCGCCTGTGACGGTGTCTGATCGCTCATGTGCCGTGCCTCCAAGGGCCTCGAAGATCATCTGAGATCCGCTGACTACCCGTGACGAACACGGGCAAACACCGGCACAGGCGTACGGGCTACGGGCATGCCGGTCGAAGGGACGGCCCGGCGGCGCGGATCAGGGGTACGACACGACCTTCGACGGAACGGTGGCCGTGCCGGAGGTGGGGGCGCCGTGGTCGTTGACGACATGGGCGTACTGGCCCTTGCCGCCGAGGGAGACCACGAGGAGATCGTGGAACGTCACCCCGGGCCTGCGCGGCGCGGCGAAACCGTGGTCCTGGACGATCGTCGGGGCGTCCTTGTAGTAGCAGTAGCTGCCCAGGCCCCAGCCTTCGTGCGCGGTGACGGAACCGGCGAC encodes:
- a CDS encoding SpoIIE family protein phosphatase codes for the protein MTLPPAAYPSAYIPVDHYSAVHLAAQAARSVAQRCGLQGALPDQAAVIASELGSNLAKHAVDGALYVQELPVGRGVEIIAADRGPGMPELRRCLADGYTTTETLGAGMGGVNRIATSFTVRTQEPDGTVACARLTPPEDAGDARRAVGAVCVPAQREEVSGDACAAAETEQGLTAIVVDGLGHGPEAAEAAQIALRTFARTPDQPLTGLLTTVHRALRRSRGAAVGLLRLHAGRAQYCGIGNVRCMTLTQRDIQHRLTGQPGVAGLEMPRPLTRDIPWEPHFTALLHTDGIDHRWAYSPDPFLMRLPAPLLATALVHGHRRSRDDATVLAANLHQRLS
- a CDS encoding acetoacetate decarboxylase family protein, with protein sequence MDTPEDTPGTGQVPGPYPPPPWQLRGHLWGGLFPAESVPAPPPDLSRLLPRTLAVFLIRYRAGTLRYDELIVGTPVRRGRRPGLYIQWIWVDDERSLWGGRRIWGVPKRLAGFRWDGSRVRVTDGEGPVAVLDVATQRPPLPRLPLPMTGFGSLDGVRTVATARFSARPAAASLRVAGWSPRLPALRRADARIRFAATSFDMFMPAPALHPAPAAT
- a CDS encoding STAS domain-containing protein, which codes for MNARPTPGVPILRLGDVLVTGLLNELDDATVVAFTEELTTRITADRARGVLIDISRLEIIDSFVARTLMELTTMARLLGARVIVAGMRPPVAMTLAELGLRLAGVETALNAEHGMAALGWHQSPRSSGEVPHEGTR
- a CDS encoding STAS domain-containing protein gives rise to the protein MSSTEAAARERVIGALRAETDTVSDRWVQLQLDQEELRDIVSEGELREEADTLLGALLRGLESDLPANRVVATDRSLRQAVTDLSMRRARAGAMPTITSLAVLSLKEALLEAVQRQTRDTQELFSAAVLINRLLDAAGALSFETYVEGREEIIRRQSRQLLEVSTPVVRLWRQVLAVPLIGTLDTTRTQVVMENLLEAIQEHEALVAIIDITGVPTVDTAVAQHLMQTVNAVRLMGADCVISGIRPSIAQTIAQLGIDLSTILTRATLADALAAAVKLTDEGAHRPSSGVRENP
- a CDS encoding FUSC family protein — encoded protein: MAEVTDPLLDLVRRRREPVVVQTVRSTVAAVLSYVVALVLSSEPAPLTAPLTALLVVQVTLYATLTTGMRRVNAVVVGVLIAIGFSALVGLTWWSLGLIILASLVIGRFVRAGEFVPEVAISAMLVLGVTRVAETAWDRVLETLIGAVVGLLFNILFVPPVWVQPASAAIEDLAGRMRRLLVCLGDEVGGHTPVSEAAARLHEARRLDHDIVQVDAALRQAEDSLRLNPRVKEGTLYRVVLRTGLDTLEISAVVLRTLCRTLTDLAKARTEEHLFAPHIATALHDVFDHMASAVESFAVLITTQVGANAEEAEERLAGELARSRASRDVVAHLLLDGVREHPRQWQLHGALLAEIDRILDELDVEKRSQRLIEELDRESREQREKYRLVDRLRGRINVTRTGDRTAKPQGPVP
- a CDS encoding RNA polymerase sigma factor SigF, whose protein sequence is MLAVQGCAAGPRTAAPAGRAPELPQVRDATKVAPRDARELSKLFLTRLAALEEGTAEYQYARNTLIEMNLSLVRFAASRFRGRGQDQGHSEDIIQVGTIGLIKAIDRFDLTREVEFSTFAVPYIVGEIKRFFRDATWAVHVPRRVQELRTELSRAGEQLSADLGREPTVSELAARLEIGEDEVVDAIAASNGYTAGPLETPGDGSGAEGESRAIADVMGGDDPGMELVENLNALAPLLHELDDRRRRIIEMRFVQEMTQAQIGAELGISQMHVSRLLSRTLEHLRKGLLEQ
- a CDS encoding ATP-binding protein, giving the protein MKGPGEYGGTGGAGTTTLDGGGPERAGDPAEPTVLTVRSEQDLLAIRHAVRDATLAVGFSIVDQTRVVTAASELARNAYVHGGGGTVRIEYPTRPGAVGLRLTVDDAGPGIADIDAALTDGYTTGAGLGHGLGGAQRLMDEFEIRTREGGGTTVTATRWADR
- the asnB gene encoding asparagine synthase (glutamine-hydrolyzing), producing MCGLAGWVSFARDLTAYRDTARAMTETMVCRGPDAGGVWVSEHALLGHRRLAIIDIEGGRQPMTAAGDGDSGESPVITYTGEVYNFRELREELRARGHAFRTSSDTEVVLRAYLEWGEDFPERLNGIYAFALWDPRSEELLLVRDRMGVKPLYYRPTADGVLFGSEPKAILAHDEAEAAVDAEGLREIFSIVKTPGHGVFSGMYEVLPGTVRKFTRDGSGVRPYWELTARPHTDDLDTTVATVRSLLEDTVERQLVADVTVGTLLSGGLDSSAVTALAAASRARRGVPEPVRAFSVDFTGHQERFRSNVQWEDPDTPFAIEVATHVGAEHIIVELDNEDILDPKVRDAVLRAQDLPVSTGDMEYSLFLLCRALKERMTVALSGEASDELFGGYTWFHDPEAVGLDSFPWHHPFEKAGGIGALRELGLWDALDLTAYIERRYAEAMAEVPRLPGESGHEARMREITYLNLTRWENFLLDRKDRISMAVSLEVRVPFTDHRLVEYVYNTPWAMKNFDGREKSLLRAAMRGLLPDPVLDRKKSPYPSTQDLAYEHALRRKVADLLTPDAPVLRLVSADGVRRLLARPEGAYGVGGPWSARAVLERLVEFDTWVREYGVRVAY